One region of Mangifera indica cultivar Alphonso chromosome 3, CATAS_Mindica_2.1, whole genome shotgun sequence genomic DNA includes:
- the LOC123211302 gene encoding adenosylhomocysteinase 1-like — MALLVEKTTSGREYKVKDMSQADFGRLEIELAEVEMPGLMACRAEFGPSQPFKGAKITGSLHMTIQTAVLIETLTALGAEVRWCSCNIFSTQDHAAAATARDSAAVFAWKGETLQEYWWCTERALDWGPGGGPDLIVDDGGDATLLIHEGVKAEEIYEKTGKLPEPASTDNAEFQIVLTIIRDGLKTDPKKYHKMKERLVGVSEETTTGVKRLYQMQANGTLLFPAINVNDSVTKSKFDNLYGCRHSLPDGLMRATDVMIAGKIAVVCGYGDVGKGCAAALKQAGARVIVTEIDPICALQALMEGLQVLTLEDVVSEADIFVTTTGNKDIIMVDHMKKMKNNAIVCNIGHFDNEIDMLGLESYSGIKRITIKPQTDRWVFPETNSGIIILAEGRLMNLGCATGHPSFVMSCSFTNQVIAQLELWKEKSSGKYEKKVYVLPKHLDEKVASLHLGKLGAKLTKLTQAQADYINVPVEGPYKPPRYRY, encoded by the exons ATGGCTTTGCTTGTCGAGAAAACCACCTCCGGTCGCGAGTACAAAGTCAAAGACATGTCCCAGGCTGATTTTGGCCGCCTCGAGATCGAGTTGGCCGAAGTCGAAATGCCCGGACTCATGGCTTGCCGTGCTGAGTTCGGCCCTTCTCAGCCCTTCAAGGGCGCCAAAATCACCGGCTCCCTCCACATGACCATTCAAACTGCTGTTCTTATCGAGACTTTGACTGCCCTTGGCGCCGAGGTCCGTTGGTGTTCTTGCAACATTTTCTCTACTCAAGATCACGCCGCCGCCGCCACCGCACGTGACTCTGCGGCCGTCTTTGCCTGGAAGGGTGAGACTCTGCAGGAGTACTGGTGGTGTACCGAGAGGGCTTTGGACTGGGGTCCCGGTGGCGGCCCAGATCTGATTGTGGACGATGGTGGTGACGCGACGTTGCTGATTCACGAGGGAGTTAAGGCCGAGGAGATTTATGAGAAGACTGGGAAGTTACCCGAACCAGCTTCTACTGATAACGCTGAGTTTCAGATTGTTTTGACTATTATTAGAGATGGATTGAAAACTGATCCCAAGAAGTATCACAAGATGAAGGAGAGATTGGTTGGAGTTTCTGAGGAGACCACCACTGGTGTTAAGAGATTGTACCAGATGCAGGCTAATGGAACCTTGTTGTTCCCCGCTATCAATGTCAATGACTCCGTCACCAAGAGCAAG TTCGATAACTTGTATGGATGCCGCCACTCACTCCCTGATGGTCTAATGAGGGCCACCGATGTCATGATTGCTGGCAAGATTGCTGTTGTTTGTGGTTATGGTGATGTGGGGAAGGGCTGTGCTGCTGCTTTAAAGCAAGCCGGAGCTCGGGTAATCGTCACTGAGATCGATCCCATCTGTGCTCTCCAGGCGCTTATGGAGGGACTCCAAGTGCTCACGCTTGAGGATGTCGTCTCTGAGGCTGACATCTTTGTAACCACCACCGGAAACAAGGACATCATCATGGTTGACCacatgaagaagatgaagaataaTGCCATTGTTTGCAACATTGGTcactttgataatgaaattgacATGCTTGGACTTGAGTCCTACTCAGGTATCAAGCGCATCACCATCAAGCCCCAAACTGACAGGTGGGTCTTCCCTGAGACCAACTCAGGCATCATCATTTTGGCTGAGGGTCGTCTCATGAACTTGGGATGTGCTACCGGCCACCCTAGCTTTGTGATGTCATGCTCCTTCACCAACCAGGTGATTGCCCAGCTTGAGCTCTGGAAAGAGAAGAGTAGCGGCAAGTATGAGAAGAAGGTGTATGTTTTGCCCAAGCACCTCGATGAGAAGGTGGCTTCTCTTCACCTTGGCAAGCTTGGAGCTAAGCTAACCAAACTCACACAGGCGCAGGCTGACTACATTAACGTGCCAGTTGAGGGTCCGTACAAGCCGCCTCGCTACAGATACTGA
- the LOC123212004 gene encoding serine hydroxymethyltransferase 4-like produces the protein MDPVNVWGNSSLDAVDPEIHDLIEKEKRRQCRGIELIASENFTSFAVIEALGSALTNKYSEGMPGNRYYGGNEYIDQIENLCRSRALQAFRLDPTKWGVNVQPYSGSPANFAAYTAVLEPHSRIMGLDLPSGGHLTHGYYTSGGKKISATSIYFESLPYKVNSTTGYIDYEKLEEKALDFRPKLIICGGSAYPRDWDYAKFRTVADKVGALLLCDMAHISGLVAAEEAASPFEYCDIVTTTTHKSLRGPRAGMIFYRKGPKPPKKGQPEDAVYDFEDKINFAVFPSLQGGPHNHQIGALAVALKQAMTPGFKVYAKQVRANAVAIGNYLMGKGYKLVTGGTENHLVLWDLRPLGLTGNKVEKVCDLCNITVNKNAVFGDSSALAPGGVRIGTPAMTSRGLVEKDFEQIGEFLHRAVSITLKIQKEHGKLLKDFNKGLVKNNDIEELKADVEKFGGLFDMPGFQMSEMKYKD, from the exons ATGGATCCAGTGAATGTGTGGGGCAACTCTTCCCTTGACGCCGTGGATCCAGAAATCCACGATCTCATCGAGAAGGAGAAGCGACGCCAATGCCGCGGAATCGAACTCATTGCTTCTGAAAACTTCACCTCCTTCGCCGTCATCGAAGCCCTCGGCAGCGCCCTCACCAACAAGTACTCCGAAGGCATGCCCGGCAACCGTTACTACGGGGGCAATGAGTACATTGACCAGATCGAAAATCTCTGCAGGTCCCGAGCTCTACAAGCCTTCAGGTTGGACCCCACCAAATGGGGCGTCAACGTTCAGCCGTACTCCGGTTCACCGGCGAACTTCGCCGCCTACACCGCCGTTCTCGAGCCGCATAGTCGTATCATGGGGCTGGATCTTCCGTCGGGCGGTCACTTGACTCACGGGTATTATACTTCTGGAGGGAAGAAGATTTCGGCTACGTCGATTTACTTCGAGAGTTTGCCGTATAAGGTGAATTCAACTACTGGGTATATTGATTACGAGAAGTTGGAGGAGAAAGCTTTGGACTTTAGGcctaaattgattatttgtggTGGAAGTGCTTATCCTAGGGACTGGGATTATGCGAAATTTAGAACTGTTGCCGATAAGGTTGGCGCGCTTTTGCTTTGTGATATGGCGCACATCAGTGGCCTCGTTGCCGCTGAG GAAGCTGCAAGCCCTTTCGAGTATTGTGACATAGTGACAACCACAACTCACAAAAGCTTGAGAGGTCCAAGGGCTGGTATGATCTTCTACAGGAAAGGTCCTAAACCGCCAAAGAAGGGCCAGCCAGAAGATGCAGTTTATGACTTCGAAGACAAGATCAACTTTGCTGTCTTCCCTTCTCTTCAAGGTGGTCCTCACAATCACCAGATTGGTGCTTTGGCTGTTGCCTTGAAGCAAGCCATGACCCCTGGCTTTAAGGTCTATGCTAAGCAAGTCAGAGCCAATGCAGTTGCTATTGGGAACTACCTGATGGGCAAGGGCTACAAGCTTGTCACTGGCGGAACTGAGAACCACCTTGTTTTGTGGGATCTTCGTCCTCTTGGATTGACTG GCAACAAAGTTGAGAAGGTCTGTGACCTTTGCAACATTACTGTAAACAAGAATGCTGTGTTTGGTGACAGCAGTGCATTGGCTCCTGGAGGCGTGAGAATCG GTACTCCGGCCATGACCTCAAGGGGTCTGGTTGAGAAGGACTTTGAGCAGATAGGAGAGTTCCTACACCGTGCTGTGAGCATCACATTGAAAATCCAGAAAGAACATGGAAAGCTATTGAAGGACTTCAACAAGGGTCTGGTGAAGAACAATGATATTGAGGAGCTGAAGGCTGATGTTGAGAAGTTTGGAGGCTTATTTGACATGCCTGGCTTCCAAATGTCAGAGATGAAGTATAAAGATTAG